From the genome of Nicotiana sylvestris chromosome 2, ASM39365v2, whole genome shotgun sequence, one region includes:
- the LOC104238673 gene encoding uncharacterized protein, giving the protein MEDDKKKKGKKGVEKKKKEETSRREEHDVSEHMPALPFPRKLYREKLDKQFERFLDMLRQVNVSLPVTEVLLQIPAYAKFLKEILTKKRKIEETKVVKLIEHCRAILQNKIPQEYGDPESSTIPCSLGTLNFDKSLCDSGASINLMPLSIHRKLEKEVGEIRSVPISLQLANQMTITPEGVVKDVLVRVDKFVFPVDFIVVNIEENKEVPFVLGGLFLATGRAILDIHDRKLMLLRPKIQ; this is encoded by the coding sequence AtggaagatgataagaagaagaaaggcaaGAAAGGAgtagagaaaaagaagaaggaggagactTCAAGAAGGGAGGAACATGATGTGAGCGAGCACATGCCCGCTCTACCTTTTCCCCGAAAGCTCTATAGAGAGAAGTTGGACAAGCAGTTTGAGAGATTTCTAGACATGCTGAGACAGGTTAATGTAAGCTTGCCAGTCACTGAAGTTCTCTTACAAATTCCAGCATATGCCAAATTCTTGAAGGAGATCCTTacaaagaagaggaagatagaaGAGACCAAGGTGGTCAAGCTCATAGAGCATTGTCGTGCAATCTTGCAAAACAAAATCCCACAAGAGTATGGAGATCCAGAGAGTTCTACTATACCTTGCTCTTTAGGCACTCTTAATTTTGATAAATCCTTATGTGATTCTGGTGCCTCAATTAATCTAATGCCTTTGTCTATTCACAGGAAACTAGAGAAGGAGGTTGGAGAGATAAGGTCGGTGCCAATATCTTTGCAGTTGGCTAACCAAATGACTATAACACCCGAGGGGGTAGTAAAAGATGTTTTGGTACGAGTGGATAAGTTCGTATTTCCTGTAGATTTCATAGTGGTGAATATAGAGGAGAATAAGGAGGTCCCCTTCGTCCTAGGAGGACTATTTTTAGCAACGGGTAGAGCTATACTGGATATACATGATAGAAAATTGATGCtgttacgacccaaaatcca